A stretch of the Archangium violaceum genome encodes the following:
- a CDS encoding DUF6311 domain-containing protein: MAGLAWGTYLIGPSTIDPTSVSWMMRDDWAPPLFGWLYTRSAPWSLPLGQAPGYLHPIGTSLAYTDATPWLSTFFKLLSPWLPTVFQVHGPWLALCFALQGFFGARIAACFTPRPLLQFLSGTLFVLSPALNSRLSHVSLCAHWLVLVFLWLYLRPCPDARTATRTLGLATFFIALSAGVHVYLAAMNLILALSLTVRLWLLDEHLSARRAGAWATGMPAVALGVMALFGFFSGVTTEAFGYNSFSSNLLTFIDPAGLSRFLPAFPIGRRQFEGIAYLGLGVLGLGALAGSALVVRSKEEPLLPRHLWPLVAACLLLALFAFSARIQLAQLTVFSYERLYEVTFEPLGKIFRASGRFIWPLHYALMAGVVAALLRLLRHHPRAAAGALGLALAIQVLEVPEELRGGSRFEPQSSRIPGGSALWSLATGHYRHVVLYPTVMVDGTGHGCPPDHTFSTEESLPFAWQAWLAGMTFNAGYVARVNEQRTLAYCQELEHDMRQGRLDPDTIYVVHASVAARFQEDTADRATCGSLDGVLVCVAVGRGSPFSEALARKERALHVLE, from the coding sequence GTGGCCGGTCTGGCCTGGGGGACATATCTCATTGGCCCCTCCACGATCGATCCCACCTCCGTCTCGTGGATGATGCGCGACGATTGGGCCCCGCCGCTGTTCGGCTGGCTCTACACCCGGAGCGCCCCGTGGAGCCTCCCACTCGGACAGGCGCCGGGCTATCTCCACCCTATCGGCACCTCGCTGGCCTACACCGATGCCACGCCCTGGCTGAGCACCTTCTTCAAGCTGCTCTCCCCCTGGCTGCCCACCGTCTTCCAGGTGCATGGGCCGTGGCTCGCCCTCTGCTTCGCCCTCCAGGGCTTCTTCGGCGCCCGCATCGCCGCCTGCTTCACCCCGCGACCCCTGCTGCAATTCCTGTCGGGAACGCTCTTCGTCCTCTCCCCGGCCCTCAACTCGCGCCTGAGCCACGTCTCGCTGTGTGCCCACTGGTTGGTGCTCGTCTTCCTCTGGCTATACCTGCGGCCATGCCCCGACGCGCGCACCGCCACGCGAACCCTGGGGCTCGCCACGTTCTTCATCGCCCTGTCCGCGGGTGTCCACGTCTACCTCGCGGCCATGAACCTCATCCTGGCCCTGTCCCTCACCGTGCGCCTGTGGCTCCTCGATGAGCACCTCTCCGCGCGGCGAGCGGGCGCGTGGGCCACCGGGATGCCGGCGGTGGCACTCGGGGTGATGGCGCTCTTCGGCTTCTTCTCTGGCGTCACCACGGAGGCGTTCGGCTACAACTCCTTCTCCTCCAACCTCCTCACCTTCATCGACCCGGCCGGCCTGTCCCGCTTCCTCCCGGCCTTCCCCATCGGACGTCGCCAGTTCGAAGGCATCGCCTACCTCGGACTGGGCGTGCTCGGACTGGGCGCCCTGGCCGGGAGTGCCCTCGTCGTGCGGAGCAAGGAGGAGCCTCTGCTCCCACGACACCTGTGGCCCCTGGTGGCCGCGTGTCTGTTGTTGGCCCTGTTCGCCTTCTCGGCACGGATCCAGCTCGCCCAGCTCACCGTGTTCTCGTATGAGCGCTTGTACGAGGTGACGTTCGAGCCCCTCGGGAAGATCTTCCGCGCGTCGGGGCGCTTCATCTGGCCCCTGCACTACGCGCTCATGGCCGGTGTGGTGGCCGCGCTGCTGCGCCTGCTCCGCCACCACCCCCGCGCCGCCGCGGGCGCATTGGGACTGGCGCTCGCCATCCAGGTGCTCGAGGTCCCCGAGGAGCTGCGAGGGGGTTCCCGCTTCGAACCCCAGTCATCCAGGATTCCAGGAGGCAGCGCCCTCTGGAGTCTCGCCACCGGCCACTATCGGCACGTCGTCCTCTACCCCACCGTCATGGTGGATGGCACCGGGCATGGCTGCCCTCCCGACCACACGTTCTCCACCGAGGAGAGCCTCCCCTTCGCCTGGCAGGCCTGGCTGGCCGGCATGACCTTCAATGCCGGTTACGTCGCCCGGGTCAATGAGCAACGCACCCTGGCCTACTGTCAGGAATTGGAGCACGACATGCGCCAGGGGCGGCTGGACCCGGACACAATCTATGTCGTCCATGCCTCCGTCGCCGCGCGCTTCCAGGAGGACACCGCGGACCGAGCCACCTGTGGCTCCTTGGACGGAGTGCTCGTCTGTGTCGCCGTGGGCAGGGGCAGCCCCTTCAGCGAGGCATTGGCTCGGAAGGAACGCGCGCTCCACGTGCTCGAATGA